The DNA window TCTGTCCGAACCCCATAACAAGGTCTTTGCTCTGTCAACCAGTTGCAAGTGAATATGTTCCATAGTACTTTTTCCTGTATATTTGCTTAATAGATCCGACAGATAATTGGTGGAGAGATTTAATTTTGAAGCAAAATAACTAACAGATGGTAATCCTGTCTCAATAAGACTTTCTACAGAAAAATATTCTATAAGTAATGCCTCAAATTTCTGTACGATATCTTTGCTTACCTTCTCTCTTGTTATAAACTGGCGGTCGTAATAGCGATTGCAATAATTCAATAACAATTCCAGATTGTTTACAATTAGAGATTGGGTATGCTTATCTATATTTTGTGAATACTCTTTTTCAATTTTTAAAAAACAATCTTTCAAATCCAGTTTTTCATTTTCTGATACATGAAGGGCTTCGTTTATATCATAATTAAAAAAAGAATACGTATTGATCTGTTTGCCCAGATTTGTTGAGTGGATCAAATCCGGATGAAAGAAAAGTCCCCAGCCTTCCTCGCAATTAATATCAGGATCTGGTGATATTGCCTGATTTGGTGCCGTAAACATCAATGATCCTTCGTCAAAATCGTAGTGGCCTTTGCCGTAATTTAAAATACCTCTGAAGGTCTTACAATAGATAGTATAAAAACCTAATGTATAAAAGATATCCTTACTTCGGTAGCCTCTGGTGACATTTTTGGAAAGTTCAAAAACAGAAATTAACGGATGTCTTGGTGGAGATAATCCTATTAATTGATGTGCCTCGCTAATGCTTGCTATGTTTTTGTATGTTGGCATATGAATAATATCAATATAAAGGTACAATAAACAGATAACTCCAACAATAATCAAATTGGTTGATTATCATAAACCTATATGGCTCATCATCATTTTTTTGAAGTCTATATCTCCAGATTCTTCTTTTGCCCGGATAAGCTGTAGTGCATCGGCTCCTACAGGATACCGAAGCTTATCTGTACGGTCTGTTGCCGCTTCATAAATAGCTTCAGCTACTTCATTGATGTTTTTGTTCCCCCGATCCGGAGTACTTGCAAACGCGGTTAATTTATCAAAACCTGGTTTGTAATCCTCAAGTCCGTCAATTCCGAACATGGCTAGAGAACGGTTACCAAAATCAGTTCTGTAACTGCCAGGTTCAATAAGCTTTAGTTTAATGCCTAATGGGTTGAGTTCATATTGCATGGCTTCTGTAAGTCCTTCCACAGCAAACTTTGTAGCATGATACAAGGAACCAAATGGAAATGTTATTTTGCCGCCCATAGATGATATGTTGATGATAACGCCCTCTTTGTTTTGGCGCATAAAAGGTAAAACAGCTTTTGTTACATCGATAAGCCCAAACAGATTTACATCGAATTGTTGTTTGATCAGTTCATCTGTTGCCGCTTCAATAGCACCAATAGCACCATATCCGGCATTATTAAGCAGGATATCAATTTTTCCAAACTGACTAATTCCTGCATTTACAGCTTCCTGAATACTTTGTTTATTTGTTACATCAAGTTGGGTAACAAAAACATTATTAAGTTTATTTAGCTCATTTTCCTTTTCAGGTGACCGCATGGAAGCAATAACATTCCATCCGTTTTTTTGAAATAGCTTTGTTGTTTCTCTGCCGAAGCCAGATGAGGCTCCCGTGATTAATATGGTCTTTTGCATTGTGATATTTTTTAAATTCTATACAAAATTCCTAAAAACGAGAGGATATTATTTATACATTTCAAGGAGCTTCTTATACATTTCTCTGAAAAGGTAAATTGTTGTCTTTCATATAATATGATGAACCTGTATGCTCCTTTGCCAGACTTATCATTCCTTTTGTTGGTATATTAATGAATAGAATATTATATATCCTGATTTTCGCTGAAGTCTGTTTCTTTTAAAAGCAACAGCCAGATATTGTCTTTAAATTTTTCCCTGAAGATTCCAAAATGTCCAATATCATTGGTATTAAAATCTTTTGAAGCAAGATGAATTCTTGTAATATCTGCATCTTCATATCTTGCCGTTAGCCAGTCTACTGCTGCAACAGGAGCGAAATAATCATTTTCAATGCTGATAGAAGTCAGAGATACCTTTATGTTTTTAAAGAACAAGTCTTCTTCTGCTGTGTTTTCAAAAAGATATTCTGGAGATAAACACCATTTCATCCATTGTTTTGCAACATTTTTAGGAAGATTTTCCATTCCGCTGATTCTCTTTGAGGGTAAATAGCCAAAAACTTTAATAAGGACTGGAAAGAGAATCGTCCAATAGGTCCATAATTTATATCTTTCAAATCCATTCCAAAATTTCCAGTATCCACTTTGTGCGGCAACGAGGATGATTTTATGAGTTTTTGAAGCTGATTTTGATAATCCAATCAGTTGCCCACCTATACTGTGTCCCAATAAAGTGATCTTAGAATCCGGGTAATTTTTTTCTGAAAACTCTATAACAGAGGTCAAGTCTGTATTACCCCAGTCGACAGCATTATTGTTTAAATTTTTAAGAGGTTTTTTAAGAGATTTTCCAATTCCTAAATAGTCAAACGTAATAACTGAAATTCCTTTTTCGCATATGAATTGGGCAAATTTTTTATAATAGGATTGTTTTACTCCGGTAGCAGAAGATATGATGAGGATGGTAGTGTTTCCTGGAGAATCAAAGATATTTGCAGAAATAGAATGGCCTTTATCAGTAAGAATTTCTACTGTTTTCATCGTATTGAAAATATTTTATCAGAATAAATAATAATCTTTTTCTTCTCATTTTTTGTAAAAGAATAATACATAATGTTTTATAAATGTAAGGTTTTATTTTTTTGACAAAAGAGAATAAAAGCTATTTAAAGAGGGATACATAATTTTTCTTGAAAGTAATCTGTTAAAACCTTATTTTTAGTATCTGCTTAGTCTTATATTGTTTTATTCAAATAACTTTTTTCAAAAATATGCACGAATTATTACCTTTCATGTTGGCACTTATTGTGTTAATTGTATTGATCGAAATGCTGGCAGGAAAACTAAAGATTGCCTATCCTATACTTCTTGTTGTTGTAGGATTACTGATCAGTTTCATTCCGGGATTACCAACGATACAGATAGATCCGAATTTGATTTTTTTCATTTTTTTACCCCCACTTTTATTTGAAGCAGCATGGAGTATTTCTTTTAAGGAAATGAAAAAGTGGTGGCGTATTATCAGTAGTTTTGCTTTTGTCGTTGTCTTTTTTTCGGCACTCACTGTTGCTTTACTTACCAATTATTTCATTCCTGGTTTTACATTAGCATTAGGATTCTTACTGGGTGGGATTGTATCACCTCCTGATGCTGTGAGTACTGGAGCCATTATGAAATTTGTAAAAATTCCTAAGGCAACATCGGCTATATTAGAAGGGGAGAGTTTGCTTAATGACGCCTCATCACTTATTATTGTTAGGTTTGCCTTAGTGGCTGTAGGTACCGGACAGTTTATTTTTCAGACCGCAATTGTTGAGTTTTCATGGATGGTAATTGGTGGTATTGGTATTGGTCTTATTGGTGGTTGGTTATTTATACAAGCACATAAAAGGTTACCTACAGATGCACCTTCTGATATTGTATTTACCCTTGTTGAACCTTATTTACTTTATTGGGCCGCTGAACAGGTACACAGTTCCGGTGTACTGGCGGTTGTAGCGGGCGGTTTACTTTTATCCGGTAATAGGCTTTCTTTTTTAAGCAGCTCCAGCAGGATTAAGGGCTTTAGCTTCTGGGAGGCTTTAATATTTATTCTAAATGGAATCGTATTTATGATTATTGGTTTAGCCCTTCCTGAAATTGTGAAAGGATTACGGGCTGATGGAATACCTTTAAGTAAAGCTATTTTTTATGGCGGCTTGGTTACTGCTATTTTAATTGCCACCAGAATGATTTCATCTTATGGAGCAATGATCGCTACAATCTTATTTAGGCCAAGTGTAACTCCTGGAAGAGGCTTAAGCAGGCGCAGAAGACTTGGGATGCCTTTATTGCTGGGTTGGACAGGAATGAGGGGAGTGGTATCTTTGGCTGCTGCCTTATCTATTCCTTTGGCTTTGCCTAATGGGGAGCCTTTCCCACACCGAAACCTTATTTTA is part of the Chryseobacterium paludis genome and encodes:
- a CDS encoding alpha/beta hydrolase family protein: MKTVEILTDKGHSISANIFDSPGNTTILIISSATGVKQSYYKKFAQFICEKGISVITFDYLGIGKSLKKPLKNLNNNAVDWGNTDLTSVIEFSEKNYPDSKITLLGHSIGGQLIGLSKSASKTHKIILVAAQSGYWKFWNGFERYKLWTYWTILFPVLIKVFGYLPSKRISGMENLPKNVAKQWMKWCLSPEYLFENTAEEDLFFKNIKVSLTSISIENDYFAPVAAVDWLTARYEDADITRIHLASKDFNTNDIGHFGIFREKFKDNIWLLLLKETDFSENQDI
- a CDS encoding helix-turn-helix domain-containing protein translates to MPTYKNIASISEAHQLIGLSPPRHPLISVFELSKNVTRGYRSKDIFYTLGFYTIYCKTFRGILNYGKGHYDFDEGSLMFTAPNQAISPDPDINCEEGWGLFFHPDLIHSTNLGKQINTYSFFNYDINEALHVSENEKLDLKDCFLKIEKEYSQNIDKHTQSLIVNNLELLLNYCNRYYDRQFITREKVSKDIVQKFEALLIEYFSVESLIETGLPSVSYFASKLNLSTNYLSDLLSKYTGKSTMEHIHLQLVDRAKTLLWGSDRSISEIAYDLGFEHQSHFTKLFKTKTGVSPKAFRLLN
- a CDS encoding Na+/H+ antiporter, which gives rise to MHELLPFMLALIVLIVLIEMLAGKLKIAYPILLVVVGLLISFIPGLPTIQIDPNLIFFIFLPPLLFEAAWSISFKEMKKWWRIISSFAFVVVFFSALTVALLTNYFIPGFTLALGFLLGGIVSPPDAVSTGAIMKFVKIPKATSAILEGESLLNDASSLIIVRFALVAVGTGQFIFQTAIVEFSWMVIGGIGIGLIGGWLFIQAHKRLPTDAPSDIVFTLVEPYLLYWAAEQVHSSGVLAVVAGGLLLSGNRLSFLSSSSRIKGFSFWEALIFILNGIVFMIIGLALPEIVKGLRADGIPLSKAIFYGGLVTAILIATRMISSYGAMIATILFRPSVTPGRGLSRRRRLGMPLLLGWTGMRGVVSLAAALSIPLALPNGEPFPHRNLILFITFTVILLTLLIQGLTLPYFIKRSKLFDYGRELSEDDAKMKVKNHLVVETIRVLKEKQKKGLYNDPHLQKMIDQWEYKISQPEHLRMTESAKQNYLELLEGQRQFVAGLKDDPELHEEYINWQIYQIDLEEERIRLL
- a CDS encoding SDR family oxidoreductase encodes the protein MQKTILITGASSGFGRETTKLFQKNGWNVIASMRSPEKENELNKLNNVFVTQLDVTNKQSIQEAVNAGISQFGKIDILLNNAGYGAIGAIEAATDELIKQQFDVNLFGLIDVTKAVLPFMRQNKEGVIINISSMGGKITFPFGSLYHATKFAVEGLTEAMQYELNPLGIKLKLIEPGSYRTDFGNRSLAMFGIDGLEDYKPGFDKLTAFASTPDRGNKNINEVAEAIYEAATDRTDKLRYPVGADALQLIRAKEESGDIDFKKMMMSHIGL